The DNA window GTAACTTAAAAACTTCCtaatacagaaaaaaaaaatagaagagaaaaaaacaaaaaattaaaaaatacttcaTTCCCAGAGTTTTTAATTCCTTTGAAGTAAAGCAAGTAGTTTGTCTTCTTCATatatggaaaataaaaaataaaaactgtcTTATTCTAGCATGTGATAATGGTAAAATTAAAAAGCATtcaaactttatttatttatagaaaGCTATTATAAAAGGTAAAAATTCAGATAAAgttgacttcacgtgaagttatacatgagagtcgttagataaaaattaagtcaaatcagtcaaatcatctaacagctctcaagtatcaacttcacgtgaagtcgattgCACCTGAGTTTCCATCATTAAAAAATGACAACTTTTTTGGTCTATAATAACCTTTTGTCCCAACCAAGTTGTCAAGGTTTGTGGGGTTGGTTTACTTCTGATCAAGGTATGTACTTTTTTGAACAAGGAcatggaataataataataataaaagttgagAACAAtgagataatataatttttattttggttattaattaaacattttttcccattttttatataaaattaaagtacaAGCATGCTTTAGGCATTCTTTAGTGAGCAAAAATGTACAAGTGTACCCTATTGAGAACAAATAAGAATATGTCTCTTTTTTATCAAAGCTATTTGTGAAGGAATATTCATCCATAATTTCATATGCATAAAATGCCAAAAGGAAGAAGATAATGTAggacaataataaattaaaagactaataaaacTTTTATCAAAATAGACATAACCAAACATTAGAACAAACAAAATGTTTTGGCCATCTTTGGAAGCatccttttttatatataaaaaaatccataataaatttaatttaaacaaGTCAGTTCCAAATTCAACTTTTGATTTTTATCCAATTTGTAAACAATGACCCCCTTAATATGGGTCAAGAGTGTAATCAAAGTAAGACTAGGAATAAAGAAAATGGTCAATTAGTAAGGTTTGGCTGCCAATTATATTGGTTGGCACATGAACAATTACCATTATGAATGATTTTCTCCATTTATAGATAAGATTCCAAAAACTTaatactaatttaataattaactaTGTATGTAGTGATCTTAAGTCATAAACTGTGGTCTTGACTAGGagcaaaaacaacaacatatagTGGGATAAGAATGACGAGATATTAATATgaacttatattatatataaccgtatttttttaatgaattaactCTTTTTTGTTATCCACAATATTTATTATTTCGATAGgttaaagattaatttattatgaatctGAGTTTTATTTAAAGATCTATTATTGGTCAATAAATTACTGTTTACAcaagacaaaatttaaatttctgacCGCACTTACTTAAACGAATGAGTGAGTTAAATACTTGAtgaatccaaattaattttttaatgaattaactAATATGTGAGATATCTGTTTTTTAATACATTAGACACTTATTAATTGGAATTTTAATAGCTATTATTAgcttgttattaaaaaaaacctATTTTTATTGTTAGCTATTAAACAATTGAATTGAAAGTTTTATGAAAGAAAATCAAATATAGTAGTTTATCACAAAATTTTAATAgctaacaataaaaatatgattttgttAATAACAACCCTAAGTagctattaaaattaaagttcattAAAGTCCATAGTTTATATATGAATTGGCTACATATATACATCACAAGCTAGATAACAAAATCCTTAGCTTATAGTTAAATTCTGTTTGTGGACAATTTTATATTGGGAGATTTTCTATCATCTAAAAATAGTCcctcaatttttaaattaattaaaattagtctctaattttcaaattgtAAATTAAGTTAATCCTCTAGTTTCTAAATTGTCACGTATTATATATAAGTTGTTGCGGcagaaaaatcattttaatcAATTTGCTTCTGAGATGAAAAATTGAGGAGAGCAATTTGAATGTTTAGGAATTAGAATGACCAAATTGATTGAAACAATACTAACTTGATtcgtaattaatttaaaaactaaatcgaTCAATTTAAAAACTAGCTAGGGATTGATTCGGTTGATATCTTCAATTTTAAGTATATGTTTAGATTAGTTTTTTTAATCAACATAAGATAGTAGagtaattttttcaataatagaatagaaaaatgtcactctttttttttaatttatgtagtttttttaatttactcctattattattattttttatttttcataattttttattaaaaataaaaaatattaattaaagaatAGCACAATCACCCGTttatataaaatagaataatattaagaaattaatttttccaactaattttttaaaattattttaaattttaaattataaactcGTACTaggattctttttctttttcattttaatatttttttttacaacatGAATGAATATTATTTCACGAGAGAAGCgaggaaagagagaaaaagacaCAGAATCTTTTATGGCTCATGAATGAGAGGGACATAATcacataaatatttaaaattatttaaatattattcaaTTCTTATATATTATTAGGTTTGAATTGGCCACCATCCCATGCAACTTTCGTGACCACTATGattcaaacaaacaaacatgCTTAtgtcattaaaattattatattatattaaaattattattcaagTCTATGTGCATGCATGTGTTCTGTAACTTCAAACTAACAAAAGCTTTtagaattatattatattaatttatttttaatatatattttatatggatcaaataattaacttaataattaattttttgtatacatGTATGTAATATATATCGTTGAATTGAAAATAATGTTCTTTCAAAAGTTCATGAAAAGCTCTTTATCTGCTTTAATTAAATGGTAAATTTGATGGTGgctccattttcatttttctctttaataaACTTATAATTTAGGTGAAAgataaaatgttattttaatttgatataatttttttttaacaacttttttaaaaatcatttttcatgATGCGACACAAAAATAAGATAGCAAAACGGACTTTCATGAATATTAGTCATTCTTTTCGATATTGCTATgaagaataaattaatagaCAAAAAAGCTTCTAACAAgaacaaataacaaataatttaaatatacaaataattaataaataattatattttgaaaaattttaatgagACAGAATAATATGACAACTTGTTTCCCTATATATAATGTAATAGGCGctgaatttaattattttctcatTGACCCCACATTCCACCATGCATGAATCATGTATGATCAATGAGCATCATGCATGCATTTCATGTTCATAatctttaataattttgttcttTTAAGAAGATGCagttaattttatgtaaaattattgATAGTTTAgagttattaaataataatttagtcaaatttattaaattattcaacgattttcaactatcaacttcacatgaaattaCTTGCacataaattttcattttttttctgatTATAATTAgtgctttttaattttttttctttttacaaattCCACAAAGTCAcattcttttttgtttcaaataaaacatgcatcACTTTAGACaaaattaacatatattttaaaaaattaatatatctaGATATGtcaatttgtcaaaaataaatatatataaatacataaaatagaaagaagagTATCCACTATCCAATAATACAAcattcatctttaatttaattactcaaTGTGGCTTAATTTCAGCACAGTTGAAATCAACCCACTCAGAGTAACAATAACTACTAATACTTTGAGAAAATTCACCATCAAACCCTAAATCCATCAAGAATTCCTTATTAGATTCATCATTATCACCACCAACACCAtgttgtttttcttcttctagaAGTGATGATCCACCCTTGTAGTCCAATAATgcaagtgatgaagaagaagttgAACCTTCAATATTactactactattattattcttgttGTTCCTTGAATTTGCACCACCAATTTCTAAATTCATAAATTGTGGACTATAGAGTTGTTGATGAATTAGGTCAAGACTTATGTTAGAACTAAAATTAGTAATATCATTGCTTAAAATTGGAAGATGcactaatgatgatgatgaacaaTTTTTAGTAGCTTGAAAATCTGAGTTTTGTTGAGTAGTCAAtaatgttttattattattattattaggggaAATTACTTTTGCTGCCATGAGCTTCTTCTTGAGCTTGGTGTTCCAATAGTTTTTGACATCATTATCTGTTCTGCCAGGAAGTTGAGATGCTATTGCAGACCATCTAGGACAAGCACACAAGTTTCATGTGAATAcccatagtttttttttttttaatttgaatataaatatacatacaATATTACAATAATGAATTTAGGATTATGctacgtgtacactaaaattagtcatcaaAGTCAATcaccaatataaaatatatgtcgaaatataaatacatgttgaaaataaattaaatcacacatgtatttatacacaaatatattaatgattgattttagtgactaattttaatatccAAATAGCATTTCTGATGAAGTTATATATTACTAGTATACTTgcatttgaaaaaaaagtaaaagtatcaAGCTTTTGGAATATTCAACTCatgaaaatttagaatttttctttcatttgttgagtaattaatatttttacaatAGATTTGGTAATTATGTCaagatataaataatatatatacagaaaaataaatagaaaaatattcaaGAGTAAGCAAAATGTATTGGTTTTTATTTTGCACGtacttttagaaattaattcaattattttagtttagtaatataataatatatttttagtccACACTTTTAAACATAGATTTAGATCTTTTAAAGTTTGGATTTTACTTTAAAGAGTAAAGTACGATCTCTCACCATTGATTTCATAGGTAggaccaagaataaatataaaagagaaactattcaagagtaaaaaattatactttactctttaaagtgaaattcaaactttaaaggATCCAAATCCTTTAAACATTCCTAGTTAATTACTGAACAAAAAAACAAATTCTACTGACATTTCTCAAATAAATATCTTGAAATGAATactctttcaaaaattatacacAACAAAGTCAACGAGAGAATTTTTTGTCTCATTATTGTCATGTTTTATATCATAAATCGTCtgttaaaatatttatcatctTAATTGAactcatatttattattataatacacgctttttttatttagaaaaaatgaattaataaacaagtttagtgtctttaaatatatgaaaagttttgaaaaaacaattttaactaaaaactatcaaaatttattattttttattttatttaatacatGTTACAATAAATACATGCTAAATAAGAGAAAATTGAGCTGTTTGAACTAATTTTTTGTTGTCTTCTTAGTATTACTAATAAATATATACCACTAGTGGtagtaataaaattaataatttacaaGTTATAGATAGACTTGCCTGCTTCCCATTTGAGTATAGAGAGTGCAAATGATTTGATCCTCTTGTTCGGTAAATCCTCCATGTTTTATATCTGGCCTTAGATAATTCAGCCACCTTAGACGGCAACTCTTCCCACACCTCCTTAAACCTACATATATTATATCACATcatcaaataatcaaattttaatttgtataacaCAAAATTAGAAGGGAGGGAGGGGGagaaaatatcaaattaaagcatatatttgtttcatcatgatcaATCTCATGTATGTATATGTGATATTAGTTTTGCGGTAGTCGAAAACCGCCGCTATATATCCGTTTTAAAAACTGCCGTTATCTGTCGAAATTCCTGTAGTGTTTGGTATGATATATAtctgtttttaatttgttcgaaattttttctaattttatttgaaaatatgtATGAAGATGAATGCACCTACCTCTGCAATTTGAATTGAAATTTACAAAGTAAAACACTgaattcaatcaaagcacaatATTGAGATAAATTAAAGATACAAAGTTTGAAAACCTTTAACTTAATTACACTTAATAAGCAATAATTCTTCCAATCCCCACTGATTATAATGTTCATTATAGGGGAGAAAATTTCACTTTTTTCCCTTCTCAAGAACGAAAGAATAAGAACCAAAGAAAGAAGATCACCACCAAAATTATTAATGATCAAAACAATACCCCatgattttgtttttcttaaaaaaagtttaatttataatatacgATCTACTCTAATTCTATGCAAACAGAAACATaacaatttaaaagaaaagaaaagaaaagaaaaagaaccagCTTTTCTTGGCAATGCAATCCAATTTCCTCCAGTGCCATGAGTGTGAAGATAGTTCTTGAGTGTTGCATCCTCATCAGGAGACCATGGTCCTCTCTTCACATTTGCTTTGTCACAACAAGGAGCTCTTCCCATGGCCGCAACACTATACTATTCTCAAatgaaataacaataataatttataataaataataataataatgatagtaATATAGTGACCCTTTGATTTGAacttttagaataattaaatttatttataattttatgatatttttttatgagatactcaatatgtatttttaaatatgataagtaattgataattaatttttatatacaagaAGTATAATATGATTGAAtatttaattagattattaGATTATAGATAATATGATGAGAAACCTATAAAGTTATTAATACTTGGTACAATTAAATTTCGGTTCTAATTATTCTAATCTTCTTGTTATAGTTGGTGGTTGAATTGGCTATATGTTCATCAATAATGCTCTTCATTGAgaaacttttttaattaagattCCCAAAATTTTCTTAAAGTGTAATTCATTGTTATATATTAATCATTTTAAAGTAATaatcattattatatattgttcgAGTCTCCttattttttggtaaaaaaaatattaattattttatatatgcatGAAATTTGTACAAAAGAATTAATATTAACCATCTTTTCTAAATATTGTTAAAAaggaatttattatttttaaatcttaaggaatcattttatcttttctttttggtcTGGAATtcgtctttctttttcttttcctatatatatattttttaaaagaacatTTAAGTATAGTACGTAAAATAGTAGTTGAATAAGTCAGCGATCGAGTGGTGAAAAATTACATATTTACTGGAGagttaaaaatgataaaatgtCATCAGTCATCTTATCATAAATGTCCAagaacaatttttatttttcgtttttttgtCCTTTTCAAATAATTCGTTGTTATCAATTATTGGAGCTTATATTTAACATTgactatttaattttaataaattttagctAAGTAACAAGAActtattaaacattattattaatcaataatcatGTATCGTTATATATATGGTATGGATTATGAAaataaagtaatatatatacGAGGTACGAGGATAAcatgaaaattaattagtttatattaatttatagttatatgtaattaatattatcttttaatttatattaatagtatgatcaattttatttacttttactCCCAAATAATTGTCCCGTTAtactcaaataataataataataattataattataattatacacGGATTAAAAAAAAGCATCTTGATttgatataaatttaaataagtattcaaaattattattattagttattaattaattattttgttggttcttataatttt is part of the Arachis duranensis cultivar V14167 chromosome 1, aradu.V14167.gnm2.J7QH, whole genome shotgun sequence genome and encodes:
- the LOC127739601 gene encoding transcription factor RAX2-like isoform X1 — translated: MGRAPCCDKANVKRGPWSPDEDATLKNYLHTHGTGGNWIALPRKAGLRRCGKSCRLRWLNYLRPDIKHGGFTEQEDQIICTLYTQMGSRWSAIASQLPGRTDNDVKNYWNTKLKKKLMAAKVISPNNNNNKTLLTTQQNSDFQATKNCSSSSLVHLPILSNDITNFSSNISLDLIHQQLYSPQFMNLEIGGANSRNNKNNNSSSNIEGSTSSSSLALLDYKGGSSLLEEEKQHGVGGDNDESNKEFLMDLGFDGEFSQSISSYCYSEWVDFNCAEIKPH
- the LOC127739601 gene encoding transcription factor RAX2-like isoform X2, whose amino-acid sequence is MGRAPCCDKANVKRGPWSPDEDATLKNYLHTHGTGGNWIALPRKAGLRRCGKSCRLRWLNYLRPDIKHGGFTEQEDQIICTLYTQMGSRWSAIASQLPGRTDNDVKNYWNTKLKKKLMAAKVQLLLHHLHYWTTRVDHHF